The segment TCATTGTAGGCCATGATGCTGGCCTGCTGGTGGGCGATCTCGCTGAGCTTGCCGAGGGCTGCCTGTTCGCTGCCAAGCTTCTCGCTCAGCAGAGCCAGGCGCTCGGCGACTTGCGGGTTGCTTGGGACCAGGGATTCGCGCAGGTAGTCGAAGTAGACCTTGGCGCGTGCATCCAGCAGGGTGGCGAGCAGGGCGATGCCGATGGCGCCGCCGAGGTTGCGCAGGATGTTGAACAGGCTGGAGGCCGAGCCTGCGTCCTGGGGCTGGATGTAGGCGGTGGCGATCAGCGACACCGTTACCATCACCAGCGGCTGGCCGAGAGCGCGGATGATCTGGATCTGGTTGAACTGTGGTCCGGCGAAGTCCGGGTTGAGAATGCCCGAGGCGAAACTGGCATAGCCGAACAGACCGAAGCCCAGCGCACAGAGGAACTTGGGCGGAATCACCTTCATCAGCTTGGGTACCAGCGGAATCAGGAACAGCTGCGGAACGCCCATCCACATGATCACTTCGCCGATCTGCAGCGCGTTGTAGCCCTGGATTTGTGCCAGGTACAGCGGCAGCACATAGATGGAGCCGTACAGGCCCATGCCGAGGCCGACGCTGGAAATGCTCGACAGGCCGAAGTTGCGGTTCTTCAGGATGCCCAGATTGATCAGCGGGTTGGGGCGCGAGACCTGGAGGATGACAAAGAGAATCAGGCTCACCAGGGCGACGCTGCCCAGGCCGACGATCAGCTGGGACTCCAGCCAGTCCTTGCGGTGCCCTTCCTCGAGGAATACTTGCAGGCAGCCCAGCCCTAGGCCGAGGGTGACGATGCCTGCGTAGTCGGTGCGCTTCAGCAGCTCCCAGTGCGGGGCTTTCTTTTCCAGCCCGTACATCAGGCCGGCAATCATCAGCAGGCCCGGCGGCACGTTGATGTAGAAGATGTATTCCCAACCGAAGTTCTCCGTCAGCCAGCCACCCAGGGTCGGACCGATGGACGGGGCGAAGGTAGCGGTGATGGCGAACAACGCCATGCCCTTGGCGCGATGGTGTTCCGGCAGCTTGATCAGTGTGAGGGTGAAGGCCAGCGGGATCAGCGCGCCACCGGTGAAACCCTGCATGGCGCGGAACACGATCATGCTCTCCAGGCTCCAGGCCAGGGAGCAGAGCAGGGAGGAAATCAGGAAGCCGATGGAGACCCAGACCGCCAGGCGTCGCGCGGAGAGCAGCTGCACCAGCCAGGCGGTGAGGGGAATCATGATGATTTCCGCCACCAGGTAGGAAGTGGAAATCCACGAACCCTCTTCCAGGGTGGCGGAGAGCGCCCCCTGGATGTCCTTGAGCGAGGAGTTGGTGATCTGGATGTCGAGGACCGCCATGAAGGCGCCGAGCATGGCGCTCATCACGGCGATCCAGTCGCGCCGGGTGGGTTCGCCGCTAGGGCGAACCAGTGCATCAGCCGCCATGGTTCTCGGCCTTCAGGTGTACCTTGACCAGAACGGACATGCCGGGACGGATACGGCCCTGGAGCGGGTTGTCGGCGGTGAAGGTCAGTTTCACCGGAATGCGCTGTACCACCTTGGTGAAGTTGCCGGTGGCGTTGTCCGGCGGCAGCAGACTGAACTGGGCGCCGGACGCCGCGAACAGGCTGTCCACACGGGCTTCGATCGGAGTGTCGGGGAAGCTGTCGAACACCAGTTCGGCGGTCTGGCCAGGCACCATGCGCTCGATCTGGGTCTCCTTGAAGTTGGCCTGGACCCAGATGTCGCTGTCCGGCACAAGGGACAGCAGGTGGGCGCCGACCTGGACGTACTGGCCGTTGCGCGCGGCGCGCTGTCCGACGCGGCCGTCCACAGGGGAGCGGATCTCGGTGCGCCCGAGGTTGATTTCGGCCTGGGCCACTTCGGCGCGGGCAGTGGCGATCTGCGCTTCCAGGCGCTTGACCTCGGCATTTAGGGCATCGATCTGCTGGCGCTGGGCCTTGAGGTCGGCCTCGGCCTTGGCGACCTGCGAACGTGCCACGCGGGAGTCGGCGGACAGGGTGGTGACTCGCTCTTCCGAGATGTAGCCGGGCTTGCGCAGGGTCTGGGCGCGGGACAGGTCGATCTGGGTGCGGCCAAGGGTTGCCTGGCTGGCTGCCACGTCGGCCTGGCTGGCGGCGATCAGGCTGGACTGCTGGATCAGCTTGCTCTGTGCCTGGGTCAGTTCCGCCTCACGGGTCGCGAGCTGGGCGCGGGCACGTTCCAGGGCCAGTTTGAAGTCGTCGGCTTCGAGGCGTACCAGCAGGTCGCCCTTCTTCACTTGCTGGTTGTCGGTGACCAGGACTTCGTCGATTCGGGCGCCCAGTTGGCTGGAGATGCGAGTGATTTCACCCTGGACATAAGCGTTGTCGGTGGACTCGACGAAGCGGCCGATCAGCAGCCAGTGGGCAAAGAAGCCGGCGATGACCAGTGCCACCAGGGCGATGAAGATGAACAGGCGGCGTTGCAATTTTGCAGGCATATGAAAACCGGGCTCGAAGTCTTTGCAGAATGTTGCGAATCTAGCAGTGTTCCGTCCTCGCAAATAGACAGTACAATTCAGAAACTTTGTTGCTTATAGGGAACAATCATGGGGCTGGATGATGCGCTGATCTTCACCCGCGTGGTCGAGTGCCACAGCTTCACCCAGGCCGCGCAGAGCCTGGGCATGCAGAAATCCACCGTCAGCCGGCGCATAGCCCTGCTTGAAGAACGACTTGGCGTCCGCCTGCTCAATCGCACCACTCGCAAGCTGCGCCTGACCGAAGTGGGGCTGGCCTATTACGAGCGCTGCCGGCAGATCATGCTGGACTTCGCCGAGGCCGAGCAGGCGGTGATGCAACTGCAGCAGGAACCGTCCGGCCTGCTGCGGGTGACGGCGCCCATCGAGTTTGGTCAGCTGTTCCTCGGCAAGGTGCTGGGCAGTTTCATGCGCCAGTATCCGCAGATCACCGCCGAGGTGGAGATCACCTCGCGAAACGTCGATCCGCTGGAGGAGGGCGTGGATATCGCCATCATGATCGGCCAGCCCCAGGATTCCACGCTGATCGCCCGCAAGCTTTTCGAGAGCGCCCGGCGCCTTTGCGCCAGTCCGGCCTATCTGGCAGCTCACGGCACTCCGCGTACGGTAGAGGCACTGGCCGGCCATCGCGCCGTGCTGCTGCCGCAGGATTCCCAGCGCTACTGGATGCTGCAGGGGGAAAGCGTGCCCTGCCAGCGCGTGCTCTATTGCAACAACATCACCTTCGCCCGGGAAGCGGTACTGGCTGGCGCCGGCATCGCTGCGCTGCCCCTGATGTTCACCGAGCCCGCCGTGCGGCGAGGCGAGCTGATCGAACTCCTGCCTGAGGCGCGTCTGCCCAGTGGCGAGATCTATGCTGTGTATCCGTCGAGGCGCTTCCAGGCGATGAAGGTCAAGGCCTTCCTCGACTTCCTGATGCGCAGCCTGCCGGTTCAGGAAGGTCACTTGCTGGAGCCCGCGGCGGCCAGCCTGATAAGATCGCGCCTTTGATCGTCCCTCTGTTTCGAGAACAATCCATGACCACCGTCCGTACCCGTATCGCGCCGTCGCCCACCGGCGACCCGCACGTGGGCACTGCCTACATTGCCCTGTTCAACCTGTGTTTCGCGCGCCAGCACGGCGGTCAGTTCATCCTGCGCATCGAAGACACCGACCAACTGCGCTCCACCCGTGAGTCCGAGCAGCAGATCTTCGACGCCCTGCGTTGGCTCGGTATCGAGTGGGACGAAGGCCCCGACGTCGGCGGCCCGCACGGCCCCTATCGCCAGAGCGAGCGTGGCGAGATCTACAAGAAGTACTCCCAGGAGCTGGTGGACAAGGGGCATGCGTTCCCCTGTTTCTGCACCGCCGAGCGGCTGGACAAGCTGCGCGCCGAGCAGACCGAGCGCAAGGAAACCCCGCGCTACGACGGCCACTGCATGCACCTGTCCAAGGACGAGGCCGACAAGCGGATCGCCGCCGGCGAGCCTCACGTAGTGCGCATGAAGGTGCCGAGCGAAGGCGTCTGCGTGGTGCCGGACATGCTCCGCGGCGACGTGGAAATTCCCTGGGATCGCATGGACATGCAGGTCCTGATGAAGACCGACGGCCTGCCCACCTACTTCCTTGCCAACGTGGTGGACGACCACCTGATGGGCATCACCCACGTGCTGCGTGGCGAAGAGTGGCTGCCCTCGGCGCCCAAGCTGATCAAACTCTACGAGTATTTCGGCTGGGAGCAGCCCAAGCTCTGCTACATGCCGCTGCTTCGCAATCCGGACAAGAGCAAGCTGTCCAAGCGCAAGAACCCCACCTCCATCACCTTCTACGAGCGCATGGGCTTCCTCCCCGAGGCGATGCTCAACTATCTGGGCCGCATGGGCTGGTCCATGCCGGACGAGCGCGAGAAGTTCTCCCTGGCGGAGATGGTCGAGCACTTCGATCTGTCGCGTATCTCGCTGGGGGGGCCGATCTTCGATCTGGAGAAGCTGTCCTGGCTGAACGGCCAGTGGATTCGTGAGCTTCCGGTGGAGCGCTTCGCCGCCGAAGTGCAGAAGTGGGCACTCAACCCCGAATACCTGATGCGCATAGCGCCGCACGTGCAGGGCAGGGTGGAAACCTTCAGCCAGATCGCCCCGCTGGCGGGGTTCTTCTTCTCCGGCGCCGTGCCGCTGGATGCCAGGCTGTTCGAGCACAAGAAGCTGAGTCCGGACCAGGTTCGCCAGGTCATGCAGCTCGTGCTGTGGAAGCTGGAGTCCCTGCGCCAGTGGGAGAAGGACCGCATCACCGGTTGCATTCAGGCAGTGGCCGAGAGCCTGGAGCTCAAGCTGCGTGATGTCATGCCGCTGATGTTCCCGGCCATCACCGGCCAGGCCAGCTCGGTCTCCGTGCTGGATGCTATGGAAATCCTTGGTGCCGACCTCAGCCGCTTCCGGCTGCGCCAGGCCATCGAGTTGCTCGGTGGTGTGTCGAAGAAGGAAACCAAGGAGTGGGAGAAACTGCTCGCGGCCATCGCCTGATGGCCCTTCGGTCGGTGCGGGTCAGGGCCCGCGTTGGCCGAGGTCGGGTAAGTGTTTGTTCTTCCAGATAAAAAAGTTCGGTTCGTAGAAAAAATATTGTTGACAGCGGGAGGGGGCGCCCCTAATATGCGCCCCGTCCTCGCGACGGGGCTATAGCTCAGCTGGGAGAGCGCTTGCATGGCATGCAAGAGGTCGACGGTTCGATCCCGTCTAGCTCCACCACTCCTTCAAGAGTGGGTCGCGAAAAGGCATGAAGGTTTCGTCCCCTTCGTCTAGTGGCCTAGGACACCGCCCTTTCACGGCGGTAACAGGGGTTCGAGTCCCCTAGGGGACGCCATTTTCCAGCAGTATCGGTCATGCCGGTACGGCCGAAGCAGTTCGGGGCTATAGCTCAGCTGGGAGAGCGCTTGCATGGCATGCAAGAGGTCGACGGTTCGATCCCGTCTAGCTCCACCAAATACGATGCGCCACGCATCACGAGGGCCAGCTTGAGAGCTGGCCCTGTTGTCAGAAGGTTTTGTCCCCTTCGTCTAGTGGCCTAGGACACCGCCCTTTCACGGCGGTAACAGGGGTTCGAGTCCCCTAGGGGACGCCACTTTCCAGCAGCATCGGCCGGGCCGGTGCAGCCGAAGCAATTCGGGGCTATAGCTCAGCTGGGAGAGCGCTTGCATGGCATGCAAGAGGTCGACGGTTCGATCCCGTCTAGCTCCACCAAATCGATGCTTTGCGCATCACACAGGGCCAGCCTAGCGCTGGCCCTGCTGTTCGAAGGTTATGTCCCCTTCGTCTAGTGGCCTAGGACACCGCCCTTTCACGGCGGTAACAGGGGTTCGAGTCCCCTAGGGGACGCCACTTTCAATTTCCCGCTCTGCGGGCTTTTCAAGGGTCATTCCAACTTGGGGTGGCCCTTTTGTTTTTCCGCCCGAAAATTTCCAGCTCCGACGAATGGTCTCGCAGGCGGCTTGCCAAATTGTATTACGCAAATAATATTATGGCTGTAATTCAAATGAGGAAGCCGCCATGAGCGACAAGAAAGCCCAGACCCGCGAGCGCATCCTGCAGGCCGCCGCTTCAGCCATGTTGCAGCAGGGCCCGCAGGAGCCGGGCGTGGCTGATGTGATGGGTGCCGCCGGACTCACGGTTGGGGGCTTCTACGCCCATTTCGCCAGCAAGGACGCGCTGATGCTGGAGGTGTTCGAGCAATTGCTGCGCAAGCGCCGGGACCTCATGGCGTTGATTGATTCGAGTCTGCCCGCGCCGGAACGCCGTGCTCTTGCAGCCGGTTTCTATCTGTCGCGCAAGCACCGGGATGCCACACGCTCCGGTTGTCCGCTGCCCAGCTCCCTGGGTGCGGTACCGAAGCTTCCAGAGGCTTACCGGACACTGCTGGTCGAGCATCTGGAAGTGCTCAGTGCAGCGATGTGCGACAGCCCGGAAGAGGCCGACATGGCCCTCGCCGACATCGCCCTGATGGTGGGTGGCCTGGCCCTGGCTCGCGCCCTGGGTGAGGGAGACCTGTCTGACCGCGTGCTGCGCGCCGCCAAGTCGGCGGTCATCTGAGGAGCCTGATCATGAATAGCCTGAGCCTCATCCGTGGCATCAACGCCACCCTCGGCCGCCTGGCCCCGCGGGTCATCGCCCGGCGCATGCGTCGTCAGTTCATGACGCCCCGCAACCTGCCTCCGCGGGATTGGGAGATGCCGATGCTCGGCAGCTCCGAACGCATCACCCTGCGCTTCGGTCTTTCCGCGCTGCGCTGGGGCAGTGGCCCGACCGTCCTGCTGATGCATGGCTGGGAAGGGCGCCCAACCCAGTTCGCCAGCCTGATCCAGGCTCTGGTGGATGCCGGTTACGGTGTGGTGGCGCTGGATGCGCCGGCCCACGGCCGCTCGCCGGGGCGTGAAGCCAATGTCGTGCTATTCGCCCGGGCCTTGCTGGAGGCGGCGGGTGAGCTGCCGCCCTTGCATGCGGTGATCGGGCACTCCATGGGTGGCGCCAGTGCCTTGCTGGCCAGCCAGATGGGTCTGCAGGCGCGTGCGTTGGTGAGCATTTCAGCGCCCAGCCGTATCCTCGGGCCGCTGCGCAGCTTCGCCCGTTACATGGGGCTGCCACCCAGGGCGCGGGCGCATTTCGTCAGCCAGGTGGAGGCCCATGCGGGGATTCCCGCGGCGAGTCTCGACGTGCAGCGCTACCAATTGGATATCCCGGGGCTGGTGGTGCACGCCGCCGACGATCCGGTGGTACCCGC is part of the Pseudomonas lalkuanensis genome and harbors:
- the gltX gene encoding glutamate--tRNA ligase, producing MTTVRTRIAPSPTGDPHVGTAYIALFNLCFARQHGGQFILRIEDTDQLRSTRESEQQIFDALRWLGIEWDEGPDVGGPHGPYRQSERGEIYKKYSQELVDKGHAFPCFCTAERLDKLRAEQTERKETPRYDGHCMHLSKDEADKRIAAGEPHVVRMKVPSEGVCVVPDMLRGDVEIPWDRMDMQVLMKTDGLPTYFLANVVDDHLMGITHVLRGEEWLPSAPKLIKLYEYFGWEQPKLCYMPLLRNPDKSKLSKRKNPTSITFYERMGFLPEAMLNYLGRMGWSMPDEREKFSLAEMVEHFDLSRISLGGPIFDLEKLSWLNGQWIRELPVERFAAEVQKWALNPEYLMRIAPHVQGRVETFSQIAPLAGFFFSGAVPLDARLFEHKKLSPDQVRQVMQLVLWKLESLRQWEKDRITGCIQAVAESLELKLRDVMPLMFPAITGQASSVSVLDAMEILGADLSRFRLRQAIELLGGVSKKETKEWEKLLAAIA
- a CDS encoding TetR/AcrR family transcriptional regulator, coding for MSDKKAQTRERILQAAASAMLQQGPQEPGVADVMGAAGLTVGGFYAHFASKDALMLEVFEQLLRKRRDLMALIDSSLPAPERRALAAGFYLSRKHRDATRSGCPLPSSLGAVPKLPEAYRTLLVEHLEVLSAAMCDSPEEADMALADIALMVGGLALARALGEGDLSDRVLRAAKSAVI
- a CDS encoding alpha/beta hydrolase, which codes for MNSLSLIRGINATLGRLAPRVIARRMRRQFMTPRNLPPRDWEMPMLGSSERITLRFGLSALRWGSGPTVLLMHGWEGRPTQFASLIQALVDAGYGVVALDAPAHGRSPGREANVVLFARALLEAAGELPPLHAVIGHSMGGASALLASQMGLQARALVSISAPSRILGPLRSFARYMGLPPRARAHFVSQVEAHAGIPAASLDVQRYQLDIPGLVVHAADDPVVPAGDAQIIHDAWFDSQLLRLELGGHQRLLSDPRLISAVLGLLAQVREPSSASRALR
- a CDS encoding HlyD family secretion protein, which translates into the protein MPAKLQRRLFIFIALVALVIAGFFAHWLLIGRFVESTDNAYVQGEITRISSQLGARIDEVLVTDNQQVKKGDLLVRLEADDFKLALERARAQLATREAELTQAQSKLIQQSSLIAASQADVAASQATLGRTQIDLSRAQTLRKPGYISEERVTTLSADSRVARSQVAKAEADLKAQRQQIDALNAEVKRLEAQIATARAEVAQAEINLGRTEIRSPVDGRVGQRAARNGQYVQVGAHLLSLVPDSDIWVQANFKETQIERMVPGQTAELVFDSFPDTPIEARVDSLFAASGAQFSLLPPDNATGNFTKVVQRIPVKLTFTADNPLQGRIRPGMSVLVKVHLKAENHGG
- a CDS encoding MDR family MFS transporter translates to MAADALVRPSGEPTRRDWIAVMSAMLGAFMAVLDIQITNSSLKDIQGALSATLEEGSWISTSYLVAEIIMIPLTAWLVQLLSARRLAVWVSIGFLISSLLCSLAWSLESMIVFRAMQGFTGGALIPLAFTLTLIKLPEHHRAKGMALFAITATFAPSIGPTLGGWLTENFGWEYIFYINVPPGLLMIAGLMYGLEKKAPHWELLKRTDYAGIVTLGLGLGCLQVFLEEGHRKDWLESQLIVGLGSVALVSLILFVILQVSRPNPLINLGILKNRNFGLSSISSVGLGMGLYGSIYVLPLYLAQIQGYNALQIGEVIMWMGVPQLFLIPLVPKLMKVIPPKFLCALGFGLFGYASFASGILNPDFAGPQFNQIQIIRALGQPLVMVTVSLIATAYIQPQDAGSASSLFNILRNLGGAIGIALLATLLDARAKVYFDYLRESLVPSNPQVAERLALLSEKLGSEQAALGKLSEIAHQQASIMAYNDAFHFIGIALGVSMLAVLLTRALPAGSTGDTSAAAH
- a CDS encoding LysR family transcriptional regulator, with the translated sequence MGLDDALIFTRVVECHSFTQAAQSLGMQKSTVSRRIALLEERLGVRLLNRTTRKLRLTEVGLAYYERCRQIMLDFAEAEQAVMQLQQEPSGLLRVTAPIEFGQLFLGKVLGSFMRQYPQITAEVEITSRNVDPLEEGVDIAIMIGQPQDSTLIARKLFESARRLCASPAYLAAHGTPRTVEALAGHRAVLLPQDSQRYWMLQGESVPCQRVLYCNNITFAREAVLAGAGIAALPLMFTEPAVRRGELIELLPEARLPSGEIYAVYPSRRFQAMKVKAFLDFLMRSLPVQEGHLLEPAAASLIRSRL